CTGCCTACAATCCGGCCTCGCGCGCCCACGCGCCTACGTACGTGTGTACACGCGCGCGCACCCATGAATTCAATGTACCGGACTCGCTCCATGCCGCAACCGCGCCCCGCTTCGAGTGTTCCCGCCTCCGTCGATCCGGCCGTGGATCCCGCCGCCGATCCGACCCCGCTCAAGCGCAGCCAGCGCATCGAGGTCCGCGCCTCCGGCGTGCACGGGCGCGGCGTGTACGCGGTGGCGCCGCTGAAGGCGGGCGACAAGCTGATCGAATACAAGGGCGAACACATCTCCTGGGACGAGGCGCTGGACCGTCATCCGCACGATCCGTCGCAACCGGACCATACCTTCTACTTTCACCTTGAGACCGGCGGGGTCATCGACGCGGCGGTCGACGGCAATCGCGCGCGCTGGATCAACCACGCCTGCAGCCCGAACTGCGAGGCCCGCGAAATCGACGGCCGGGTGTTCATCCATGCCCTGACGGACATTTATCCGGGTGAAGAGCTGTTCTACGACTATGGTCTGGTGATCGATGAGCGCTATACGCCCAAGTTGAAGAAGCGGTTCGAATGCCGGTGCGGGACGCCGGGCTGCAGACGCACGATGCTGGCGCCCAAGGAGAAAGCGCCGAAAGAGAAAGCGTCCAAGGAGAAAGCGCCCAAGGAGAAAACAGCGGCCAAGGGCGCCTCGAAAGGCGCTTGAAGCGCGTCGGAGGTATCGGCGCACCCTGTCAGGTCCTACAGCCACCGATTCATGGTGCGGGCGCCCGGACGGGGACCATCTCCCTCTAGACTCCGACCATTCACGACCACCGGGCTGCTCGGCCCGGGAAGACCAAGACGGGATCGCAAGATCACATTCGCGGCGATGCAAGAACATCAGAACTGGGGCGCAGAGGCCCTGTGGCAAGACCTGGAGCCGTTGCTGCCGGGGCTCAGCATCGAGGTGCTGGCGCGGGTCGAATCGACCAACGCCACGCTGATCGAGCGCGTGCGCCGGGACGAGGGCACCGTGGCCGCCGGTCGCGCGGGCGATCGTCCGTACGGACGCCGCCAGCACGACCTGCACCCCTGCCTGCTGATCGCGGAACACCAGACCCACGGCCGCGGCCGGCAGGGCCGCGCCTGGCACAGCACGGCGGGCGCGTCGCTGACCTTCTCGCTGTCGATGCCGGTGGAGGTCGCGGACTGGTCCGGGCTGTCGCTGGTCGTCGGCGCGGCGATCGCCGAAGCGCTCGATCCCGACGGCAGCCGCCTGGGCCTGAAGTGGCCCAACGACCTGTGGCTCGACGAGCGCAAGCTCGGCGGCATCCTGATCGAGACGGTGCCCGCCGGCAGCTCGCGCATGGCGGTGGTCGGCGTGGGCCTGAACGTGTCGGACCGCGCGAAGGTCGCGGAGTCGCAACTCAACACCGGCTTCGCCTGCCTGCAGGAACTGATTCCCGACGTCACGCCGCCGCAGACGCTGGCGCGCCTGGCGCCGGCGCTGGTGAAGGCGCTGGCGGCGTTCCCGCAGACCGGCTTCGGCGCGTGGCGCGATCGCTTCGCGCGTCGCGACCTGCTGCAAGGCAAGGCGATCACGGCCGGCGCGCTGGAAGGCACCGGCGCGGGCGTGAGCGATCGCGGTGAACTGCTGATCGATACGCCGCAGGGCCGCCAGACGGTCAGCGGCGGCGAGGTCAGCGTGCGGCTCGGCGGCGCGTCCGCCGCACAGGGATAAGCCACGATGCTGCGCGCCGCGGTCGCCCTGCTCTTCGTCATCAACGTGCTGGTGTTCGGCTGGAACAAGGGATGGATCGCCGGCGTGTCGTCCACTGCGCCGCGACTGGACCAGCAGATCAATCCGGAACGGCTGTCGCTGCTCAACCAGAAGGCGGTCACGCAACTCGCGGCACGCTCCTGCCTGGAACTGGGCCCGCTGATCGGCGATGAACTGCTCAAGCGCGCCAACGCAGCGTTGAGCGGGGCCGGGATTGCGGCGTCATCGATCGAGAGCAATGCCGTCAACACCGGCGGCGTGTGGGCGCTGGCCACGATCAAGATGCCCAGCAAGGACTTCCGCGAACGCAAGGAAGACACCTACCGCAGCGCCAAGATCGCGTTCGAGCCGCTGCAAGGTTTCCCCGACGAGCAGCCCACGCTGGTGCTCAGCAAGCACGACAGCGAAGCGGCGGCGCTGGCAGCGCTCGATGGCATGACCAAGCGCAACTACAAGGGCCTGCGCGTGATGCGCCTGCAAGAGCCCCTGCAGCAGACGACGCTGCGCCTGTCGCGGCTGGACAGCACCCAGTCCGGGAAGCTGAATGCGCTGGCCAATCCGCCCTGGGGCGAGAAGCGCAAGGATTGCTCGGTGGAAGCGCCTGCGGCGTCCTCCGCGGCGAGCGCCGCGAACGGATCAGGGTCGGGCGCGAGCCGCTGACAACACCTGACCCCTTCTCGCTTGCGAGAGAGCGCAACACATTGCGCTGGGTGCAACACGCAACCCTGGGTGCAACGACTCCCTCTCCCGCTTGCGGGAGAGGGCAGGGGTGAGGGCCAGCGGCGGCGGAAGTACGGAGGCCCCTTGCGGGAGACCGCCTACCTGACTCGTGTGGCGCGTTGGCCGCCGAGGCATGAGGCCCCGGAGTCAAGCTCCGAAACCTCACGCCTCACCGTCCCCCATCACTTCCGTACTGCCCCGGTTTTGCTACCGAGGACTTCGTCGGGCTCTCGGCTCGATTACTTCGAGCGGATCTTGGCGAGACGCGGCTTCGGCCAACGCAACGCCACGATCGCCAGGACCAATGCAGCGAGCCACAGGCCGCTCATCGCGCCACCGCCACCGCCACCGCTGGACGGCGTGTCAGTCGTCGTGGGGGTCGAGGCAGGCGTCGAGGGCGGCGTTGCCGCCGGCGTCACCGCCAACACCGCCGCATTCGCATCCAGCATCCCGGCGCCGCAGGTGCTGGTCGTGCAGTTGCACTCGAGCTGCGGCTGCGCGCTGTTGCCAGCCACGCACTGCGCGACGCCCGCCGTGGCTGTGGGGAAGGCCCGCGCCGACGACTGCAGCGCGGTCTTGATCTTGGCCGGCGTCAGCGTCGGATCCACCTGCAGCATCAGCGCGACCGTGGCGCTGACCAAGGGCGTCGAGAAGCTCGTGCCGGTACCGGTGTAGTTGAAAGCGGCGCTGCCCGCGACCGGGGTCGTCGTGCCGCTGTTGGTGGTGGAGAGGATCGGATACAGGCAGGCGCCGGTCGAATTGACGCAGTTGCCACCCGGCGCGCTGATCGTCACCTGCGGCCCGAGGTTGGAGAAGCCGACCTTGGTGCCCGAATGACGCAGGCCCGCCACCGCGATGACGTTGTTGCAATTCGCCGGCGTGCCGACGTTGATGCCGCCCTCCTTGGTCGGATCGTCGTTCTCGACGCCGTTGCCTGCCGCCGCGACGACCGTCGCGCCGGCCGAGACCGCCGCGGTGATCGCGTCCTGATAGGTGCTGGAGCAAGCCCCGTCACCGCCCAGGCTCATGTTGATGACCTTGGCCGGGAAGTTGTTGGTGGGGAGGCCCGGCACGGTGATGCCCGCCGCCCAGCGCATGCCCGCGGCGATGTCGGAGGCCCAGCCGCCGCACTTGCCCAGCACGCGCACCGGCAGGATCTTGGCCCCGTAGGCCAGGCCGGCCATGCCCTGGTTGTTGTTGGTGATGGCCGCGATCAGGCCCGACACGCGCGTGCCGTGCCAGGAGCTGTTGCCGATGTCGTCCGCCGTGCAGCTGCTGCCCAGCCGGCCGCTGTCGATGTCGGACTGGCTGACCCAGTCGCCGGGATCGCTCGGGTCGCTGTCGGCGCCGTCGCCGTCGTTGGCGGTCGCGATCACGCTGGTGCCGCTGTTGCCGAAGCCGATCATGTCGTAGCCCTGGACGAACTGGCCGGCCAGGTCCGGGTGGTCCATGCGCGCGCCGGTGTCCAGCACCGCGACGACGACACCCGTGCCCGTCGACTTGTCCCACGCAGCCGGCGCGTTGATTGACGAGAGCACCGTCGAATCAGGCGCCTTCAGGTACCACTGGCCCGCGGTGACGCCATTCGCGGCGGCGGTTGCGTACAGCGGATCGTTGGGCACGGAGAAATGCTTCTGCCAGCGGTCGACCTCGACCGACTCGACGTCGCTATCGGCGGCCAGCCGCTTGGCGAGCTCCGCGGAGCTCATGCCGCTGGCGGTGTAGACGTGGGTGCGGCTGTCCAGGCTGCGACGCGCGTGCAGCGTGGCCGCATGTCTGAGGCCGAGCGTGGTGCCGCGCACCTGCGCGATGTCTTTCGCTTCGGAGGCCGTCGCGCGCACCGCGAGCGGCCTGGCCTTGACCGCGTCCGCCTGCGCCTTGAAGCGCACGATGACGCGCGCGAAATCGGGCTGCTGATCCGGCTTCAGGGCCACGGCGGTGGCTGCGCCGGCGGTGCCGACTCCGAACAACCCGAACACAGCCACGACAGTAGCCAGACGCTTCGGCAAAGACAGCACGGACATGCGGAAACTCCACAAAACTGAGCTAACCAGTTTAGGGGCGAGGCTGCTAAGAAATTGCTAATGAGCCGACACATTTGCTGCGAGGCACCACCTCCAAAGGGGGATTCATCACGCAAAGAGGAGTCATCCACGGACGAAGTGGTGACCGTTCGTATCAGAGGGGGTCTGGGGCCTTCCGAAGGCGTTGCGAGGTGTTTCCGGAGAGGCCGCGGCGGAAACGAAAAAGCCCCGCCAGGGCGGGGCTTCGGAAGGCGGGAACGAGGCCCGCCTGTGTCGTTGACGTCGCTTACTTGGCGACGACCTTGACCATTTCGAGCACCTTGTTCGAGTAGCCCCACTCGTTGTCGTACCAGGACACGAGCTTGACGAAGGTGCCGTCCAGGGCGATGCCGGCGTCGGCGTCGAAGATGGAGGTACGCGGGTCGCCGCGGAAGTCGGTGGCGACGACCTTGTCCTCGGTGTAGCCCAGCACGCCCTTCAGGGCGCCTTCGCTCTGGGCCTTCATTTCGGCGCAGATCTCGGCGTAGGTGGCGTTGTTGTTGAGCTCGACGGTCAGGTCGACGACGGAGACGTCGGAGGTCGGCACGCGGAAGGACATGCCGGTCAGCTTCTTGTTCAGCTCGGGGATCACGACGCCCACGGCCTTGGCGGCGCCGGTCGAGGACGGGATGATGTTCTCGAGGATGCCGCGGCCGCCGCGCCAGTCCTTGTTGGACGGGCCGTCGACGGTCTTCTGCGTGGCGGTGGTGGCGTGCACGGTGGTCATCAGGCCGCGCTTGATGCCCCACTTGTCGTTCAGCACCTTGGCCAGCGGTGCCAGGCAGTTGGTGGTGCAGCTGGCGTTGGAGATGATGGCCTGGCCGGCGTAGGTCTTGTCGTTGACGCCGTAGACGAACATCGGGGTGTCGTCCTTGGACGGGGCCGACATGATCACCTTCTTGGCGCCGGCGGTCAGATGCTTCTCGCCGGTTTCCTTGGTCAGGAACAGGCCGGTGGCTTCGACGACGATGTCGGCGCCGACTTCGTTCCACTTCAGCTCGGCGGGATCCTTGACCTGGGTCAGGCGGATGCGCTGGCCGTTGACGATCAGCGTGTTGCCGTCGACCGCCACATCGCCGTCGAAGCGGCCATGGACGCTGTCGTACTTCAGCATGTAGGCCAGGTAATCGGGCTCGAGCAGGTCGTTGATGGCGACGATCTGGATGTCCTTGAAGTTCGCCACGGCGGCGCGGAACACCATGCGGCCGATGCGACCGAACCCGTTGATACCGATCTTGATGGTCATGAGGAAAGTCTCCTGCGAGTGAAATGAATCGATGACGTCATGGGCGCGTCGCCCAGCCAGTGGACGTCGTGCCTCGGAGGTGTTCGGCCCGGCGCCGCGCGGGGCCACCACCACAGGCGTGGAGGCAGCGGGCGGGGTCGCCGGGAACCCTTGATTTGAACAGATAGTCGAGGACCGGCGTTTCGAGCGGGTTACCGGGTTACGAGGAATTTCAAAGCGCGGGTACATCGCCGGTCCTGGACGGTGGCTCGAAGCGGAACGCCAATGAAAAAGGGGTGCCGAAGCACCCCTTGTCGACGATCGCCGAAGCGCTCGCGATTTACTTCAGACGTGCCTTGCCCAGCACCACCTTGACGGTGTCGGCGACGTTCTCCGGCGTGAAGCCGAAGTGCTTGAACAGCACGTTGGCCGGGGCCGATTCGCCGTAGGTGTCCAGGCCGACGACGGCGGACACGCCGTACTTCCACCACAGGTCGGTCACGCCGGCCTCGATGGCGACGCGCGGCAGGCCTTCCGGCAGGACGCTCTTCTTGTACTTGGCGTCCTGGCGGTCGAACAGGCTTGTGCAGGGCATCGAGACGACGCGCACCGGGATGCCGGCCACGGCCAGCTGCTGCTGGGCCGCGATGGCCAGCTGCACTTCCGAGCCGGTGGCGATCAGCACGGCTTGCGCCTTCTTCTTCAGGCCGACGTCGGACGGCTCGCTCAGCACGTAGCCGCCGGTGGTGATGGCGTCGACGGCCTCGCCCGACTTCTTCAGGTAGGGCAGGTTCTGGCGGCTCAGTGCGAGCACGCTGGGGCGCTGGCTGTTGGCCAGGGCCAGCGTCCAGGCCACCGCGGTCTCGGCGGTGTCGGCGGGACGCCAGACGTCCAGGCCGGGGATCAGTCTCAGGCTGGAGACGTGCTCGACGGACTGGTGGGTCGGGCCGTCTTCGCCCAGGCCGATGGAGTCGTGCGTGAACACGTGGATCACGCGCTGCTTCATCAGCGCGGCCATGCGGATGGCGTTGCGGCTGTAGTCGCTGAAGGTCAGGAAGGTGCCGCCGTAGGGGATGAAGCCGCCATGCAGCGCGACGCCGTTCATGATCGCGGCCATGCCGAACTCGCGCACGCCGTAGTTGATGTGGCGGCCGCCGTTGGAGCTGCCGTCCTCTTCCAGGCGGAAGGCGGGCGTGCTCTTGGTGTTGGTCAGGTTGGAGCCGGTCAGGTCGGCCGAGCCGCCCAGCAGCTCGGGCATCGCGGCGGTGAAGGCTTCCAGCGCGATCTGGCTGGCCTTGCGGGAGGCGACGGTCTCGGCCTTCTCATGCGCGCCGATGACGGCCTGCGCGGCGACGTCGGCGAAGTTGGGCGGCAGCACGCCGGCGATGCGGCGCGAGAACTCGGCGGCCAGTTCCGGGAATTGCGTCGCGTAGGCGTCGAACTTGTCGTCCCAGGCCTTTTCGAAGCCGTTGCCGGTGCCCTTGGCGTCCCAGTCGGCGTAGACCTCGGCGGGCAGCACGAAGGGCTCGTGCGACCAGCCCAGCGCTTCGCGGGTCAGCTTGATTTCCTCGGCGCCGAGCGGTTCGCCGTGGGCCTTGGACGTGTTGGCGCGGTTCGGGCTGCCCTTGCCGATGTGGGTCTTCGCGATGATCAGCGAGGGCTTGTCCTTGCTGGTCTTGGCCAGCGCGATGGCGGCGTCGACGGCGTCGACGTCATGGCCGTCGACCGGGCCGACGACGTTCCAGCCGTAGGCGGTGAAGCGCTTGGCGGTGTCGTCGCCGAACCAGGGACCGACCTGGCCGTCGATGGAGATGCCGTTGTCGTCGTAGATCGCGATCAGCTTGTTCAGCTTCCACGAGCCTGCCAGCGAGCAGGCTTCATGGCTGATGCCTTCCATCAGGCAGCCGTCGCCGAGGAAGACGTAGGTGTGGTGGTCGACGATGGCGTGGCCGTCGCGGTTGAATTCCTTGGCGAGCTGCTTCTCGGCCAGCGCGAAGCCGACGGCGTTGGAGATGCCCTGGCCGAGCGGGCCGGTGGTGGTCTCGACGCCGGGGGTGATGCCGACTTCCGGGTGGCCCGGGGTCTTGGAGTGCATCTGGCGGAAGGCCTTGAGTTCCGAGACCGGCAGGTCGTAGCCGGTCAGGTGCAGCAGGGCGTAGATCAGCATCGAGCCGTGGCCGTTGGACAGCACGAAGCGGTCGCGGTCGGCCCACTGCGGGTTGGCCGGGTTGTGGCGCAGGTGGCGCTTCCACAGCGCGACGCCGATTTCGGCCATGCCCATGGGGGCGCCCGGGTGCCCGGAGTTGGCTTGCTGGACGGCGTCCATCGCCAGGGCACGGATGGCGTTGGCCATCTGGGTGGTGTTCGGGGTGACGGCGGCAGCGCTGGTCTCGGCCATGGTGGTGGTCTCGGGCAGTTGGGGCAAACCCGGCATTCTAGTGACCCTCCGCGAACTCGCTTTGGGCGCCCCGCTTTGTTGCGAATCCTCGCCATAGCTGGGCTATGGCTCCGGTTCGCGCCTAGCGGTGCATCCCAAAGCGAGTCCGCGGCGGGTCACTAGAGGGAGCGGTGGGACGGAACACTACACTCGCGCTCGAAATTTCCTGGATTGACGATGCGAGCCATGATCCTCGCGGCCGGGCGCGGCGAGCGCATGCGGCCGCTGACCGACCAAACGCCCAAGCCCTTGCTGAAGGTGCGAGGCAAGCCGCTGATCGAGTGGCACATCGAGGCCTTCGCGCGTGCCGGCATCCGGGACATCGTGATCAACACGGCGTGGCTGCACGAGCAGTTCGAGGCGACGCTGGGCGACGGCGCGCGATTCGGCGTGACGCTGCATTACAGCCACGAAGGCGAGCGCTACGGCCGCGCGCTGGAGACGGGTGGTGGCATCGCGACGGCGCTGGATCTGCTGTGCGCGGACGGCGAGGACGCGTTCTGGGCGGTGTCGGCGGACATCTTCATTCCTGACTTCGAGTTCGATGCGGCGCAGGCCGCGGCCTTCGCGGCGAGCCCGCTGCTGGCGCACCTGTGGTTCGTGCCGAAGCAGCCGCGCCATCCGACGGGCGACTTCGGTATCGACGCTGCAGGCTTCGCCACGATCGATGGCGACCTTGAGGTTTACAGCAACATCGGCCTCTACAAGCGCGCGTTTTTCGACGGCGTGCAACCGGGAGAGCACCAGCGCATCCGCGCGAGCCTCGACCGCGCGATCCACGCGCGAGCCGTGACGGCCGAGCTCTACACCGGGCCGTGGGCGAATGTGGGATCGCCGGAGCAGTTGGAAGAGCTCAACGCGCGGGGATGAAATCGAGTCTGTCGACGACCTGACAAGACCTGGCACTTTGGTGGGAAGTGCATCCCCCACGCGACCCCACGATGGCGGAACTGCCGGAGCTGTTTGATTTTTATCAGAGAGTGAGTCCGCGTGCGGTTGCACGATGCACGCAGGTGCTTCAAACACACCAGCGCTCCAGCCTTCGCGATCAAAGCGAGGCTCTTCCCGTACTTATGGTTTACGGGCGAGATGGGTCATTCCGTGAGGGTGACCACACGACGGAGTGCTGCGTGGTTTGACATCTCGCCCACCCCTTCGATTTGATCGACCGCATGTCGCGGCTCGGCAATCGAAGCCGGTGGTTTCCAAAGTTCTTCGGAGTCTTACGAACATGGGAACCCTGCATCAAACGCGTACCCACGAAGCGCGCGGTCCGATCCGCGATCGCCGTCCGCTGGCGGGCTGCGACCTCGGCTCGCTCATCAGCCTTCAAAACGAATGGGGCATGAGCGACGCACAGCTCTTCGGCCTGCGCCTCGGCGCCGACGCGGTCTGCCTGCGCACGGACGTGTCCGTCGCCTCGGCGATCGCCAACCTGCGTCACACGCTGGTGTCCGCAGCGGCGACGCTGTCGATGGTCGAGGACAACTGCGTGGAGGGCGATCCCTCTCGCCACGTGGTCGAGAGCGTGCGCCAGTCGCTGCGCGAAGGCCTCGGCATGCTGGGCATCGTCGGCCGCGCAGTCGACGAGGTGCCTGTTTGAGATCGCAATTTGCGATCTCAAAGGATGAAGCATCGCAATTGAATTGGGGGAGGAATCGAAGGGCGCAGTGCAGACTGCGCCCTTCGTCGCTTCATGAGACGAAGTTGGAGCAGAAAAGGCGAGCCGGTGCCGCGGATCCACCGAGACCGCGCAACAGATTGGTGCAGCTTCTGTGGACAAGACCTGACCCTCCTCCCACCTAGGAAGGAAGCGCCAGAAGTCTTTGATTTAAATCAGAGAGCGTTCGGGTCGATGCGCAGAGCATGCGTACTTGTGATTCCGATTGCGGCTCGACAAACGAGAGCGGCGGTTGAGATCTCGTTCAGCCTCGTTGAATCGATCTGGAGAAGTAACCCGTGCCCATCTTCCATCGCACCGCGCTGGCTCAGGAGCTGGCGACCCACATCCTGGACGACGACCTTGCACCTGCACGGTCCGGCCTTTTTCTCGGCGCCCGTCGTCGCACCGGCAAGTCGACGTTCCTGCAGCAGGACCTCTGCCCCGAGCTCAAGCGCCGCGGCGCTATCGTCATCTACGCTGACCTCTGGGAGGAGCGCGACCAGGATCCCGGTGACGTCATCATTGAAGCCATCCGCGAAGAACTCGCTCGGCATGAAAGCGTCGTCATGCGCTTTGCGCGTTCGGCCGGCATGGAGCGAGTGAACATGGGTGGGGTCGCCTTCACCATGGATCGGGTCGGCCTCGGAAAGCAGGTGTCGCTGGCGAAGGCATTGGCCATGCTCTCAGATGAGTGCCAACGAATGATCGTGCTCATCGTCGATGAGGCGCAGCATGCGATCACGACGGACAAGGGAAGCAACGCGCTCTATGCGTTGAAGGCCGCTCGGGACAAACTGAACATGGGGCCGCACCACGGCCTTCGGATCGTGGCCACTGGATCGAATCGCGACAAGCTGGCCATGCTGGTGGAATGGAAGGATCAGGCATTCTTCTGCGCTCCGATGAAGGAGTTTCCTCCGCTCGGCGTCGACTACCTGAACTGGATTTGCGCGCGTGCACCGGCCTCCGCGGCGTTGAAGGCGGGAGCGTTGTCCACGCTCTTCGAGCGCTCGGGCTACCGGCCTGAATGGATGCAGATCGGCCTGAACGCACTTGCTGTGCGAGACAACTGGACCCCGGAAGAGGCGGCAGCGGTGTTTGCCGAGGCCATCGAGTCACGGGCCGATTCGCGCATTCAGAACCTGCTGGCGTTGATCGGACTGCTCAGCCCGCTTCAGTCGGCGGTACTCCGCGTGCTGGCCGCACAGGGCCGGCGTTTCGTACCGTTCTGGAACCGTACTTTGGAGACCTTTCGATTGGTGATTGAGCAGGACGACGGTAATGATGTCGACGAACCGATCAACGTCGAGACCGTTCAACAGGCCCTGGATGCGCTCAAGGACAAGGGATTTCTCTGGCGCTCCGTCCACGGCGTCTATGCCCTGGAGGAGTTCGGCATTCGTGAGGCGCTGGAGGAGGGGCGCCTGCTGACGGAGTCGACGCAACGTGTCACGCTGATGGGGAGCCAAGCCGTATGAGGCGGCACGCGGGCTGGATGCCACGCATTCGGCCCGAGAGCAGCAACCCGCGGCGACCTTCTACGTGAGAGTCGCCGCGATCAAGCCACTCACCGCGCCGAGCCCACCGGCCTCCCGGCCCAGCGCTCACACTGCTGCCGCACCAGCTCATTCAGCAGCTGTTCCTTCTCCACGACCCCGCGCGCCCACGTCGCGTCGTTGCCCTGCCAGCGCATCTCCTCGCGCACATACCGCAGCGCCGGCTCCGCCTTCAGCGCGACCGCATGCGGCTCCAGCGCATGCAGCGTGACGTTCAGGTCCTCACGCAAGCTGCGGTGCTCACCGCTCTTCGGATCGACGAAGGTACCGTCCAGCCCGAACCGGCAGGCCTGGAACCGGTTGAACGTGTAGGGCAGGTAGTCGTCCTCATGCAGTTCGAAAGGCTTGTCGTGCGAGATCCACCTTGCCAGGCACTGGATCAGCGCCGCCAGCGCCGAGGCCTTCTCGATCGTCAGCGGCGTGTCGAGCACCCGCACCTCGATCGTCCCGTACTCGGGCTTGGGCCGGATGTCCCAGTAGAAGTCCTTCATGCTCTTCACGACGCCCGTGTGGGTCATCTTCTCGAAGAACACCAGGAAGTCGTCCCAGGTCAGCACGAAGGGCGCGCGCCCCGACAGCGGGAACGCGAACACCGAGTTCAGACGCGCCGAATGGAAGCCGGTGTCATTCCCCTGCACATACGGCGAGGACGCCGACAGCGCGATCAGATGCGGGATGAAACGCGACAGCCCGTGCAGCAGTCGCAGCGCATGGTCCGGGCCTTCGCAGCCGATGTGCACGTGCTGCCCGAACACCGTGAACTGCTTGCTCAGGTAGCCGTACAGCGACGAGATCTCCTGGAAGCGCGGCTTGTCGAAGATGCGCTGCTTGCTCCAGTGCTGGTACGGGTGCGTGCCGCCGCCCGACAGCCCGAGGTTGAGCCGATCGGCGCTGCGCACCAGCGCATCGCGCGTGGTGGTCAGCTGCTCCAGCACCTGCTCGTAGTTCGTGCAGACGTTGGTGCAGAGCTCGATCATGCTGTCCGTGATCTCGGGCGTGACGTCGCCCGGCACGGTCTCGCCCTTCATTACCCGCAGCAGATCTTTCGAACCCGGCATCAGGTCGTAGTCGTGACGGTTGACGATCTGGAGTTCGAGCTCCACCCCCATCGTCAGGGGCTTGGAAATGGCAAATGGTTCGAGGCTCATCGCTTCGCAGCCTCCTTGACTACAGGCGTTTCAGGGTGATGTTCACCGGCGAGGCGCAAGCCCCACTGCACGGC
This genomic stretch from Mitsuaria sp. 7 harbors:
- a CDS encoding SET domain-containing protein-lysine N-methyltransferase, coding for MPQPRPASSVPASVDPAVDPAADPTPLKRSQRIEVRASGVHGRGVYAVAPLKAGDKLIEYKGEHISWDEALDRHPHDPSQPDHTFYFHLETGGVIDAAVDGNRARWINHACSPNCEAREIDGRVFIHALTDIYPGEELFYDYGLVIDERYTPKLKKRFECRCGTPGCRRTMLAPKEKAPKEKASKEKAPKEKTAAKGASKGA
- a CDS encoding biotin--[acetyl-CoA-carboxylase] ligase, giving the protein MQEHQNWGAEALWQDLEPLLPGLSIEVLARVESTNATLIERVRRDEGTVAAGRAGDRPYGRRQHDLHPCLLIAEHQTHGRGRQGRAWHSTAGASLTFSLSMPVEVADWSGLSLVVGAAIAEALDPDGSRLGLKWPNDLWLDERKLGGILIETVPAGSSRMAVVGVGLNVSDRAKVAESQLNTGFACLQELIPDVTPPQTLARLAPALVKALAAFPQTGFGAWRDRFARRDLLQGKAITAGALEGTGAGVSDRGELLIDTPQGRQTVSGGEVSVRLGGASAAQG
- the tkt gene encoding transketolase, which encodes MPGLPQLPETTTMAETSAAAVTPNTTQMANAIRALAMDAVQQANSGHPGAPMGMAEIGVALWKRHLRHNPANPQWADRDRFVLSNGHGSMLIYALLHLTGYDLPVSELKAFRQMHSKTPGHPEVGITPGVETTTGPLGQGISNAVGFALAEKQLAKEFNRDGHAIVDHHTYVFLGDGCLMEGISHEACSLAGSWKLNKLIAIYDDNGISIDGQVGPWFGDDTAKRFTAYGWNVVGPVDGHDVDAVDAAIALAKTSKDKPSLIIAKTHIGKGSPNRANTSKAHGEPLGAEEIKLTREALGWSHEPFVLPAEVYADWDAKGTGNGFEKAWDDKFDAYATQFPELAAEFSRRIAGVLPPNFADVAAQAVIGAHEKAETVASRKASQIALEAFTAAMPELLGGSADLTGSNLTNTKSTPAFRLEEDGSSNGGRHINYGVREFGMAAIMNGVALHGGFIPYGGTFLTFSDYSRNAIRMAALMKQRVIHVFTHDSIGLGEDGPTHQSVEHVSSLRLIPGLDVWRPADTAETAVAWTLALANSQRPSVLALSRQNLPYLKKSGEAVDAITTGGYVLSEPSDVGLKKKAQAVLIATGSEVQLAIAAQQQLAVAGIPVRVVSMPCTSLFDRQDAKYKKSVLPEGLPRVAIEAGVTDLWWKYGVSAVVGLDTYGESAPANVLFKHFGFTPENVADTVKVVLGKARLK
- the murU gene encoding N-acetylmuramate alpha-1-phosphate uridylyltransferase MurU, translated to MRAMILAAGRGERMRPLTDQTPKPLLKVRGKPLIEWHIEAFARAGIRDIVINTAWLHEQFEATLGDGARFGVTLHYSHEGERYGRALETGGGIATALDLLCADGEDAFWAVSADIFIPDFEFDAAQAAAFAASPLLAHLWFVPKQPRHPTGDFGIDAAGFATIDGDLEVYSNIGLYKRAFFDGVQPGEHQRIRASLDRAIHARAVTAELYTGPWANVGSPEQLEELNARG
- the gap gene encoding type I glyceraldehyde-3-phosphate dehydrogenase; protein product: MTIKIGINGFGRIGRMVFRAAVANFKDIQIVAINDLLEPDYLAYMLKYDSVHGRFDGDVAVDGNTLIVNGQRIRLTQVKDPAELKWNEVGADIVVEATGLFLTKETGEKHLTAGAKKVIMSAPSKDDTPMFVYGVNDKTYAGQAIISNASCTTNCLAPLAKVLNDKWGIKRGLMTTVHATTATQKTVDGPSNKDWRGGRGILENIIPSSTGAAKAVGVVIPELNKKLTGMSFRVPTSDVSVVDLTVELNNNATYAEICAEMKAQSEGALKGVLGYTEDKVVATDFRGDPRTSIFDADAGIALDGTFVKLVSWYDNEWGYSNKVLEMVKVVAK
- a CDS encoding S8 family peptidase; amino-acid sequence: MSVLSLPKRLATVVAVFGLFGVGTAGAATAVALKPDQQPDFARVIVRFKAQADAVKARPLAVRATASEAKDIAQVRGTTLGLRHAATLHARRSLDSRTHVYTASGMSSAELAKRLAADSDVESVEVDRWQKHFSVPNDPLYATAAANGVTAGQWYLKAPDSTVLSSINAPAAWDKSTGTGVVVAVLDTGARMDHPDLAGQFVQGYDMIGFGNSGTSVIATANDGDGADSDPSDPGDWVSQSDIDSGRLGSSCTADDIGNSSWHGTRVSGLIAAITNNNQGMAGLAYGAKILPVRVLGKCGGWASDIAAGMRWAAGITVPGLPTNNFPAKVINMSLGGDGACSSTYQDAITAAVSAGATVVAAAGNGVENDDPTKEGGINVGTPANCNNVIAVAGLRHSGTKVGFSNLGPQVTISAPGGNCVNSTGACLYPILSTTNSGTTTPVAGSAAFNYTGTGTSFSTPLVSATVALMLQVDPTLTPAKIKTALQSSARAFPTATAGVAQCVAGNSAQPQLECNCTTSTCGAGMLDANAAVLAVTPAATPPSTPASTPTTTDTPSSGGGGGGAMSGLWLAALVLAIVALRWPKPRLAKIRSK
- a CDS encoding YbdK family carboxylate-amine ligase, with protein sequence MSLEPFAISKPLTMGVELELQIVNRHDYDLMPGSKDLLRVMKGETVPGDVTPEITDSMIELCTNVCTNYEQVLEQLTTTRDALVRSADRLNLGLSGGGTHPYQHWSKQRIFDKPRFQEISSLYGYLSKQFTVFGQHVHIGCEGPDHALRLLHGLSRFIPHLIALSASSPYVQGNDTGFHSARLNSVFAFPLSGRAPFVLTWDDFLVFFEKMTHTGVVKSMKDFYWDIRPKPEYGTIEVRVLDTPLTIEKASALAALIQCLARWISHDKPFELHEDDYLPYTFNRFQACRFGLDGTFVDPKSGEHRSLREDLNVTLHALEPHAVALKAEPALRYVREEMRWQGNDATWARGVVEKEQLLNELVRQQCERWAGRPVGSAR